The Deltaproteobacteria bacterium genome contains the following window.
GAGCCGCTGCCGCGGATCGGGAAGCGTCGCAAAGTGTTGAGCAAACAATAAGGCCTGAGCCTCTCCATGAGTAGTTTCCATCCCGGCAGTTTGCCCGAACTCCCTGGATTTCCACAATCCTTAATGCGCCGGCCCTGCCCATAGAGGGAGAGGGCAAGGAGATTAGGGAACATGACCCGCTGTCAAACTTCGTGTCGAACACTATTGAGTGAAAGGGGCAGAGGGAAAAGGAGCGCGGCGTGTGCCGTACTCGGGTTACGGTGTTGGCAGTGACGCGCACCGCGCATCGAAATTGCAACTGACGAGCTGCACCGCTTTGCCGCGATTCGACTTCACTTCGAGGAAGAAGCCGAGGCCCGGCGCGTAATACTTGCGTTCGAAGTTGTCGGGACCGCTGGTGGCTGAGAACTCCTTGGTCACCACGCAATCGCCAGCGGAGCAGAGTAGATCTGCGAGGTCCTGCGGTACAAATTGATCGAGTTCAGAGTTAGTGCCGAACTGGTAGGAGGTAGACAGGACTTCAGCCACATCCTCGGCATTGGCTACTGAAAACTCCTGGCGGTACACCTGGCCGACGGTTGGCGACCCGAAGAATTGGATGCCCGATTTATCGCCGTCTCGCCCGTGCTTAAAGGAACCATCGATGCTGACCAGCTCCGGTAGCCGGGGATTGTCGCCGTCGAAACTCTCGGACTCTTTGGTGTCCTCACCGCAATAGTGGACATCGCCGTTCTTGGCCTGGGCAAACCAGTCGTCGGTGTCCTCGACGAGGTCGCCGTCCTCCATAACGCGATCGAGGACCACGATGCACGTTACTCCGGCAATCGACTTGGTCTTGTCCGTGACCTCCACCGTGACGGACTCGTCTCCTTCTTGGTATTCCCAACGATTGCCGATCCCCAAGGGAAAATAGGGATTCGGGTGCGTCAGGTTAGTGAAGTCGGTGTCGAAGTCAGCGGGGTCGAATGCTGGGTCATAGCGGCCTTCTCCCAGGGCTTTGCACGTGTTTCGCCGTCCAGTCCGGTCTTCGCCACAGCGCTGATGGCTCTTCATACGCTCCTCTTCCGCGTCGGCGAAGCATTCCTCTCGTGCGTCGTCGTCCGAGACGTTGAAGCAGATCGCCTTGGCCTTAAAAAAATCGTCAGAGACCTCGTTTTGGCAGGAGATGAACAGTGCTTGGGCGGTGGCGGAGCAGAAGCGGCCATTGTCCTGTGCAAGGGCAAGCGTCGTCTCCAGCGCGCAAGCAAGCGCGAGAGCGAACGCTAGTGAAGTGATGAACAACTGCGGATGGTGAAAATTGCGGCGTGTCATGGTCTAGTCTCCTTTCTGATTCAGTGGGGGACGTTGTCCATTCGTTCGCTTGCTACTGGTGGGATTGGTGTGTGGTCATACAAACTCCTCTTGATGTTGACGTTCAACCGTTGCGCGCTGCGACTGTTGGGTAAATAGGAGAGCACGACACGTGCCAGCGCTGGCAAGGCGAAAGATGGCGAATTTCTGGGGAGAGGAGCAGAGGTGGCGAGGCAGTCGCCAATTCTTGCAGACAAATCGTGCGCGGCGTACGTCTCATGCAGGGGGGAGGTGCGGGAGGATAGGCGAGAAGGTCTTCACCTGGGGACCTCCGCAACAGGGAGGGTGACGAGGAAGGTTGTGCCGTGGCTTATGTCGCTTTCCACCAAGACTCGTCCACGATGCTCTTGAACGACTCGTTGGACGAATGTAAGGCCGAGGCCCGTCCCCCCGTCGCGGCGGGTGAAGAACGGCTCGAAGATCCGCTCTCGTACTTCGTCAGGCATGCCGGGGCCGTCGTCGCGGATCTCGAAACCGGCGTAGCCATCGCACGTCGGCACGATGCCGATTTCGATCGCGCCGCCTTCCGGGAGGACCTGCATCGCGTTCACGAGCAGGTTCAAGGCCACCTGATAGATAAGTTCCGGGTCGCAAAAAACGATCGGGTCCGGATCGACGGGCCGTCGCCGGATGACGATGTGTTTCTGACGCGCTTGGGCATCGACCAGATCAGCGGTTCGAAAGAGAATCTGGCCGAGCGGCGAGGGTTCGAGGTGCATCGTGCGTGGCCGCCCGAGTTCGAGGAGGGACGAGACCACCCGCTCGATGCGATCGACCTCATCGCGTAGGAGCCGCAGGAGTTCGCGCGAATCGTCGTCCTTCACGTCAAGCGAGCGCTCCAGGAGTTGAGCCGAGCTGCGCAGAACCCCGAGCGGAGTCCGCACCTCGTGCGCTACTCCGGCGGCTAGTTCCCCAACAAAAGAAAATTTCGCGGCCTCGACGAGGTCGCGCTCGGCACGCTTCAGGTCGGCAGCCATACGATTGAACGCCGCCGTCAGCGAGCCGACCTCGTCGCGTGAACGCACGGGCACCGGAGAATCCAACCGCTCCCCACGACCGACGGCGTCGGCGACTTTGGTCAACTCGGCTAGGGGGCGAGTCACGCGGCGGGCGGCCAGGAGCGCCGCAGCCAAAGCTGCGATCAACGTGCCGGCCAGCGTTATGGCGAGCAGCCGCGCCATCCGACGCGCGGGGGCGAAGGCGTTCGCAAGCGGCTCCGCGACGACGATCATCCACGGCGGGAGATCGTCCGGCAGCCGCGCATGACCGACGAGCATACCGGCAGAAGAATCGATGTAGCCGGTGGTGGCGCGACCGGCGGCATGTAAGGGTTGGAGCGCGACTGTGCCGCCGGATTGCCACGCTCCGTCCGGTCGTGTGGCGGCACCGATGACGAGCCCGCGCGGATTGAGGATGAAGACGCTCGCATCCAGGCCGACCGACACCAGGTTTTCGCGCACGCGAGCAATCACGTCCGTCTCGCGCTCCCAGTGAAAGAGGGCGACGAGCCGCCCGAGGCTCGCCTGGTGCGTATCGGGGTCCGGCACGGGCACTGTCAAGCGGATGAGCATGCCGTCCGCATTCGCGGCCTGGAAAGGGCCAGCGATCGTTTGCTCTTCGGGAAGGCCGCCCGGCATCGCATCTATTGCGTCTATTGCATCTTCGGTCTTGCCGATCCAAGAAGGGGTACTTGCAGCGACCACACGGCCGCTGCCATCGAGCACGAGCAGATCGACACAAGCTGGACAGCCATGCTTCACGGAGGCGAGGAACGAAGAGATGCGCTTGTCCAAGTCGGCAATGCGGATCTCGCGCATGACATCCTGCATGGCGAAGGACTCCAGACGTTCGCGCTCCGAGCGGAGAATGGTCGCGAGACGATCCGCGCTGTTACGGGCTTCCTCAATGAGCTGTCGCCCGACAACCTGAGCTAGCGCCGCGCGACTGCTCGACAACGCGAGCGCGCCGTACAGGCCGCCAGGAAGCAAGACGATTGCCGTGGCGAACAAGAGTAGCTTGCTCCGCAGTGAGAAAAAGCGTTCGCTCTTTAAGGTGACGGACGGGAATTTGACTCTAGCCATGCAGTCCTCTAAGCAAGACGATACACGGTCTGCTACCCATTTTCACGCTTTTTGCTTACCCGTTCATGCGCGTTACGAAATCGCTTACTCGCCTCAGATATAACCAGCCGCGCGCCACAGGTCTCATCGCTCTCCTCGTCGCCTTCTTGCTAACGCTGGTCTTGCCGACCGCCTGGGCTGCCTCCGAACCTGACCCTTCCTTGAGTCTTGGGCGTGCGGCGCTCGAAGAAACCCTGGGCGTCGACTCGCCACTCGGGCGATTATCCTACCTGTCCGGTCGAGGGCTGCGAGTCGGGAATACCGGGCTCACTGTGGGCGGATTCTCCACGGTGGAAGCAGAGTTCTTGGAAGGAGGCCAGCGGCGCGGAAGCCTGGAGGAGCTGAACTTCCTCATTTCTTATGACCCGGTTCCTTTCGTCCACCTGTTCTCCGAGCTTGGGATCGGGACCCTGGCAGAGCTGGAACGAGGCCGCAACGGCATCCATTCCAATCCCCATCTAGAGGTCGAGCGACTGTATCTCGACCTGGGCGACCGCGACGCGCTGCGTCTGCGGTTTGGCAAGTTTTTCACTCCGATCGGGCGGTGGAATCTCGCGCGGATCGAACCGCTCTTGTGGACCACCTCCGAACCGTTGCTCGTGGAAGAAGTCTTCGACGACTCGACCACTGGGGCGATGCTGCACGGGACCGTGTTCCCGCACGGTGGAGCACTGTCGTATTCCTTGTACGGCGCGTTTCTCGACCCGCTCGATGCCGAGTCCGACGAGGACCCGGTCAGACACAGTGCCGGAGCCCATGTGGAGTGGGCCAGCCTCAAGGGCTGGACGTTGGGAGCCTCGTATTTCGCCTCGCAACTACAGAAAGGAGAATGGAACCATCTGGGTGGTGCCGATCTGTTGTGGCTTCCGCACCGGCGCGTCGAACTGAGCGGCGAAGTGGTGTTCGGCGAGGGCAGTCGCGAAGACGGCGTGTTGTGGGGCTTCTACGCGCAGACGGTCGTGGAGACGGTCCGCACGCTGTACCTCGTCGGACGCTACGAACACTTCGATCCCCCTAGCGGTGGGCGCGCCGTCAATCTGTTCGATCTCGGCTTCGCCTGGGTGCCCGTGTCTTACTTCCGCGTTAAGGCCGATTACCTCATCGCCGACCATCGTCACGAACTCGCCGAACCCGGCTTGCGCATGTCGTTCTCGATTCTCTTTTGAGCAGATATGGTCACGCGATTCTTACGCCTAGTTCTCGCGCTCCTGGTCCTCGCGCCGACGAGTCTCATTGGGCAGCCGAGCCACGTGGAAGGTCGCGTGGCCGTGATTGTCCATCCCGAGCGCCGAGCCGAACTTTCGTCCGAAGAGATTGCCCAGATCTATCTACGCCGGAAACGGTTCTGGGACGATGGCTCGGTGATCGTTCCATTGAACCTCCCTTCGCAGGTGCCGCTGCGCGAGCATTTTTCGCAACTCGTGCTCAACCAGACCGAGCCGCGCCTCGCGGACTATTGGAATCGCTTGTACTTCGAAGGAATCCTGCCACCGGCGACGCTAGCCTCGACCGAGGCCGTCCGGCGTTACGTCGCTTCCGACCCGAACGCCATTGGCTATGTGCCGGTCGCGGAAGTCGATGGGTCCGTCCGCGTCGTCCTGCGTTTGGAATAAGACCGGGTCGAAAGAATTCCTACGTTTTTTGCAGACAACTCTTGCGCGCTAGACATTCCGTGCAGGGCGCATTCGGCTTTGAGTTTGCCATGGTCAGCCAGACAAGGGAGAAGGCTACAGCCTTTCCTTTTTTTGCTGAGAGCTGACCGCTGACGGCTGATTGCTTCTTACGATAGCCCGTATTTTTTCACCTTGTACCACAGCGCGCGCTCGCTGAGGTCCAGCAACCGCGCCGCTTTCGCTTTGTTCCCGTCGGTCTGGACCAGTGCTCTCTCGATGAACGCTTTTTCGAGCCGCTCGATCGCCTGTGGGAGCGAGATAGACTCGGAAAGCGCCTGGGTATCGGGAGCAGAAGAGCGCTGGTGTGATGCCGCGATCTCCTGGGGCAAATGGGGGAGATCGATGAGGTTTCCGCGACTGAGCACGGCGGCCCGTTCGAGGACATTTTCCAATTCGCGGACATTGCCCGGCCAGTCGTACTGTTGCAGGCTCCGCAGCGCCGACGGGCTGACCTGCAATTGCTCGTATCCGAGCTTGGTGCCGTGATGATCGAGGAAATGTTGGACCAGGAGCGGAATATCTTCCGTCCGCGCCCGCATGGGCGGCATCTCCACGGTGAAGACGTTGATGCGATAGAAGAGGTCTTCGCGGAGCACGCCGGCTTGCACCGCTTGCTGGGGATTGCGGTTAGTGGCCACGATGACGCGGATATCCACGCGCACGCGTCGATTGCTGCCGAGTCGCTCGATTTCCCGTTCCTGCAATACGCGTAGCAGCTTGACCTGCATGAGCAGCGGCATTTCGGTAATTTCGTCAAGGAAAATGGTGCCACCATGGGCAAGCTCGAACTTGCCGGCACGGTCATGCGCCGCACCAGTGAAAGCGCCACGGGTGTGTCCGAACAGTTCGCTTTCCAAGATGTCCGCTGGAATCGCCGCGCAGTTAATCGGTACGAACAGCGCCGCCTTGCGCGGCGAGGCTCGGTGAATCGCTCGTGCCGCTAGTTCCTTGCCGGTGCCAGTTTCCCCGGTAATCAGGACATTGGTGTTGCTCGGCGCCACTTGGTGAATGAGGTCGTAGACGTGTTGCATCGCCGCGCCGCGACCGACAAATTCGCCCCAGCCTTTTTCGACCTCCTCCCGCAGGAACAGATTTTCTCGTCGCGTTCGCTCTGTCGTCAAGGCGCGTGTGATCGTGCGCTCCACAGCCTCCACATCGAACGGTCGCAAAATATAGTCGTACGCTCCCAACTTCATCGCTTGCACCGCGCTTTCGACCGTCCCATACGCGGTGAGCAGAATAACCGGCGTCTCGACCTTCTGGGCGCGGAGGGCATTGAGCAAGGCGAGGCCGTCCATGTGCGGCATTCTCAGGTCCGTCAGGATGAGATCGAAGGACTCGCGTTGGGCGAGATCGAGCGCTTCCTGACCATTGCCGGCGGTGCGGGTTTCGTGCCCCATCTTTTGCAGCATGATTTCGAGCACGCGCCGCATGTGGGCTTCATCGTCAACTACTAAAACGCGCTGCTGACTCATCGAATGACACTCCTTCGATGCAGGAAATTAGACGGGACCCAGACTATTCCGCTTTTGTGGAGAAGAGCAAATCCCTGGCCATTCGTTGCCGACGATAGTGCACTGTGGTAGGGTCGCCCCATGCCTCAGCTCATCACTGTTGAGATTATCCCCGACCCTGAAGAAGGGGGTTTTACTGCTCGCATTCCCGATCTGCCCGCCTATGGTGAAGGCGAAACCGAAGAAGAAGCCATCGCCGATCTTAAAGAAGCGCTTCAAGCGTATATCGAAGCTTTCGGCTTGGCGGACACCCTCGCCAGAATCAACGCGCCTAGCGCGCTACGCCAGCTTGAGTGGGATCTTCAGGCCCTCACCCGTTCCCATGCCTAAACTCCCTCGCCCCAGCGGGACGGAAATGCTGCGGTTTCTCGAGAAACAAGGCTTCCAGATCGTTCGCATTCGAGGCAGCCATCATATTCTCGTCCGGGGAGACCTGCGCACGAACGTCCCGCTTCATGGTAACCGCCCCCTGAAGATCGGCACCCTCCGCGGAATCTTGCGGGATATCGATCTGACGCCATCGGAATTCGAGCGGCTTTGGCTGTAGTGTGTACAACGGCTCAAGAGGGTGGACGGGTTGACAACAAGGCACGGCCAGCAGAATAATCCCTAGCCATGAGTGACGACCCCGGCAATGCAACGCAGGCCGAGCAACGGCGGCTAGCCGCGATCATGTTCACCGACATCAAGGGCTTCAGCCGTCAGATGGGGGCGGATGAAGCGGGCACGCTGCGGCGGCTCGACCTCCATAATCGGCTCATCGAGCCCCTCGTCGCCGCGCATCACGGCACGGTCATCAAGACGGTCGGCGATGCCTTCCTGGTCGATTTCCCCTCCGTGGTCCAGGCCGTGCAGTGCGCTCGGCAGATTCAGGCGCAGTTGCACACGCACAATGGCGCACAGGAGAAAGCCGAGCAGATTCACGTGCGCATCGGCATCCATCTAGGTGACATCGTCCAGAAAGACGGCGACGTGTTCGGCGACGGAGTGAACGTGGCCTCACGGCTCCAAGGGCTCGCCGAACCGGACACTATCTGTATCTCCCAGAAAGTCTATGAAGAAGTCGAGAACAAACTTGCCCTAGGCGCAGCGATTTTCCTGGGCAAACCCAAGCTCAAAAACATTGCCCAACGGTTCGGAGTCTACCTCCTCCTGTCCGAACCGCCCACGGGACTGCGCCAACGCCTGCAAATGCAACGCTTGAAGCTCTCGCGTAGGGTGGGTGCCGCCCACCGTTTGGCGGTGCTGGGGGTAGTGCTCGTCACATTCACCTTCGTCGCCGTTCGCTATTTCCCCTCTCTTTTCCCTAACCTCCGGCACCCAATCCCCAGCCCCTCGGAAATGCTTGCGTTGCCCGACAAGTCCTCCATCGTCGTGCTGCCGTTCACCAACATGAGCGAAGACTCCGGGCAGGACTACTTCAGCGATGGTATCACCGAGGACATCACCAGTGACCTCTCCAAAATCTCCAGCCTGTTTGTCATCGCCCGCAACTCGGCGTTCACCTACAAGGGTAAAGCCGTGAAGGTGCAGGACGTGAGCCGTGAGATGGGCGTGCGCTATGTGCTGGAAGGTAGTGTGCGCAAAGCCAATGACCAAGTGCGTATCACCGCGCAATTGATCGACGCGACGACCGGCGGACATCTGTGGTCGGAGCGTTATGACCGTCCGCTGAAAGACATATTCGCCCTGCAAGATGAGATTAGACAAAAGATCGTAGCTGCACTGGCAGTAAAACTGACAGACAGCGAACGAGAGCGGTTGGCGCGCAGATATACCAATAGCCTTGAAGCTTATGAATACTTCTTGCGTGGCGAAGAGTACTCCTACCGCTTCACAAAAGACGCTCATGTCCAGGCAAGACAGATGTATGAAAAAGCCATTGAGCTGGACCCGAAGTTTGCCTGGGCGTACGCGAAGCTAGGGTGGCTCTCCTATATAGAGTGGGGCTGGCAATGGGACCAAAACTCCCGACCTCTAGAGCGAGCTTTCGAGTTAATACAAAAAGCTGTTGCTCTGGATGATTCCTTGCCCGAAATCCATCGCTTCTTAGGCAGTGTGTATCTGTGGAAAAAGCAGCATAATCAAGCCATCGCCGAGGCGGAACGCGCCATTACCCTCGATCCCAACGATGCCGACGCTTACGCAGGGTTAGGGTATATCTTGAACTATGCTGGAAGGCCGGAGGAGACTATTGGGCTAGTAGAAAAGGCGATGCGCCTTAACCCTCGCTATCCTGTTAACTATCTTCATTCCTTAGGTTTGGCATACCGCTTGACGGGACGAGACGAGGGGGCCCTCGCCGCCTATAAGAGGGCTCTTGCCCGTAACCCTGATTTTTTGGTCGCTCACTTCATGCTCGCCGCAATTTACAGCGAGTTAGGCCAGGAAGAAAAATCGCGGACTGAGGTGACAGAACTCCTACGACTCAGTCCTGGTTTCTCTCTAGAGGTTGCAAGGCAAAGGGTTCCCTATAAAGATCAAGCAGAATTGGAGCGCCTGCTTACCGCCCTGCGTAAAGCGGGGCTGAAATAGGTACTGTATGAGGGGAGTCTGGTATGCCTCGAAAAGGCATCCGTGAAATTCGAGAAAGGGTACGAACGAAGAATTACGAGGTGACTGGCCATGCCGAGGAAGAACGAGAGGACGACGACTTGGCGATTGCAGACCTACGGAGTGCGATCCAGTCCGGGAGGGTGGCGCAGATTCTGACTGACGACCCGCGCGGGAACCGCTATGTGGTGCGAGGAAAAGCGCAGGATGGACGAGCAATAGAGGTGGTCTGTCGGTTTCTCGCCTCAGGAAGACTGCGAATTCTCACGATATATGCCCTGGAGGAAAAATAACATGCAAGATGAAACCTGTGAGCACTGCAATGGAAAGCTCCGCACAAAAACAGTAACAGTTCCTTACCGCCATAAAGGCAAGCTGGTCCTCATAGAAAATGTCCCGGCTCGGGTGTGTCGTCGTTGCGGAGAGAGATATTATGACGCGACCACGGTAGAGCAGATGGAAATGATTGCGCGACACAAGAAGGCCGCAGAAAAAACAGTGGTCGTCCCGATCCGAGCCTTTACAAAGACCGCCGCATAAAAGCCTGGCTGAAGACTCCCGTGCCAAAAAAAGGGCGGGTTTCTAACCCGCCCTCGTTCATGCAGCCTGTGTTCTGCGAAGGATTACTGCCCCGCGCGCAACACTTGCCCCGGCAGTGCGCCGGTGTGTTTGCCGTCTTCGAGCAGGACTTGCCCGTTGACGAGGGTGTAATTCACGCCTTTGGCCGGCATGACCAATCGACGACCGCCACCCGGCAGATCATGCCGCATCTCGGCACGTTTGCCGGAACCGATGGTGTTGAGGTCGAAGATCGTCACATCCGCCGCCTTGCCAACCGCTAACGAGCCGCGATCTTTGATGCCGAAGAAGTTGGCGGGCTCAGAGGTGATGCGCCGCACCGCGTGTTCCAGCGTCATGGCGCTCTTATCGCGCACCCAGGTGCCGATCAGATAGGTGCAGTAGCCAGCGTCGCACAGCATATCGACGTGGGCTCCGCCGTCCGATAGCCCGATCATCACGCGCGAGTCGGTGATGAGCTCGGGAATCCGCTCTTCGGTGGCGTTGAAGAGTTCCATGGTGTACTGCGTCTCGATGTCGTCTTCGATCGCAAGCTCGAAGAAGGTGTCGAGCGCGTCTCTGCCGCGATCCGCCGCCACCTGCGCTACCGTCTTGCCTTCGCACGATTTCAGCGCCGGGTTGGTGACTTCTTTTACTACGAGGCGACTCCACAAGGTCTTGTCCGAAAAGATGCGTGGCTCTTGCAACGCCTTGCGGAACGCTTGCCGGAAGGACTCCTCGCGATAGAGGGTCTTCTGGGCTTCCACCGTCTGATTGAAGGCCGGTTTCCAGGACGGCATGTTGGCGAAGATAAACGGGTTGCGCAGATTGATCTGGATGATCAGCGGGCGGCAGGTCACCTGCGGAATCGCGCCACGCTTGAGCAGGGCTTCGGTCTGACGCAGGGTGTCCTGGCACATGTCCGGTTTGTCATCGCGGTTGAGCAGCGCCAGCCAAGTCACCGGACGATGGCTTTCCGTAAGCAGGAGGTTCAACAGGTCGTAGTCGCTTTCGGAAACCATGCTCGGCGAATCGTTCAACGCCAGTTCGATGACCCCGCGCCCCAAGTCGCGCAGGACGTTGCAGTAGGCAGTGAGTTCTTCGCGGCTGGAGAGCCGACACGCTAACGGCCGGCCCTGATAGCCAATGTGCTGCGGACCGTTGGTGGTCGACAAACCCATCGCGCCAACGGAGAGCGCCTCACGGAGCAACGCTGCGATCTGGGCGGTTTCTTCTTTCGTAGCGGCGCGCTCCATCGACTCTTCACCCATCACGAAATGACGGAACGGGGTCAGCGGGGCCATGAAGCCGACGTTGAGACCAACGCCGCGTTTCTGCGCAGCATTCATGTATTCTGGGAAGGTGGTCCAATCCCACGTTACGCCTTTGGCCAACACGTCAAAAGGAATAGCTTCCACGTTGACCAGATCCCATGCGGCGATCTCGCGGGCCTCGGGTTTGCACGGGGCCAAGCCCACGCCGCAGTTGCCCATGATATGGCTAGTCACGCCGTGCCAGGAAGAACAGGTGAACAGCGGGTCCCAGCAGACTTGCGCGTCATAGTGGGTGTGGGGGTCGATGAACCCCGGTGAAACGATCAGATCGGAAGCGTCGATCACGCGCTTCGCGCCGTCGGTCACTTTGCCGATGGCCGCGATCTTCCCCCCGGCGATCGCTACATCTGCCCGGATAGGCGCTGCGCCCGTCCCATCGACAACGGTTCCGTTTTTAATCACAACATCGTACGACATAATAACGTCTCCCTCCTTTTAGGATGGCAGCATTGAGTGAATTGAACGCCACCCTAGCGTTATTTTCTTTCCAGGGAAAGGGTTTGCCAGAATTTTTAATGTTGCGTGAGAATTAGAGCAGCTTCACGAGTACCGCAAGAATGCTGACTGCCGTCACCATCATGACGCCCAGACGAATAACTAGACGGTATTCTAACTCTTTCAAGCCTCGCTCTAAGTCTTCCTTGGTGACAAGCCGGTCGTTGACGAGATCGGCAATAGCTTGCGCCTGTACTTCGGCCTGTTCTTCCGATACGCCCACAGCTTTGAGCTTTTTTACGTAGGCATAGGTATCGAAGGTGATGGTACTCATGCGCAAAACTATAAAGAGCGGAGCGGAGAGACGCAATCTGCGTCCAACTGTTTTTTTCCCGCCCTTGTCGTCTCGCATCGAACCTCGTACATCATTGCCAGTACATCCGGGAAGGAGAACGTGTATGGCCTGGGATTTCGAGACCGAGCCGGAATTTCAACAGGAACTCGACTGGATCGAGCAGTTTGTCCGCGAAGAGGTGGAGCCGCTGGAGCACGTGTTGGGCAGCCAATATGACGTGCACAATCCACGCAATCGGAAACTCGTGCGCCCCCTGCAGGCTGAGGTGAGGAAACGCAAACTGTGGGCGTGCCATCTCGGGCCGGAACTCGGCGGGCCGGGCTACGGGCAATTGAAGCTTGCCTTGATGAACGAGATTTTGGGGCGTGCGCGTTTCGCTCCCGTCGTTTTCGGTACGCAGGCACCGGACACCGGCAATGCGGAAATTCTGGCGCACTACGGCACGCCAGAGCAGAAGAAACGGTTTCTGGAACCGCTCCTCAATAACGAGATCGTGTCATGTTTTTCTATGACCGAGCCGCATGCCGGCGCCGACCCCAAGATGTTTACGTGTCGCGCCGAGTTGGATGGAGATGTCTGGGTCATCAATGGCGAAAAGTGGTTTTCCTCGAACGCTCGCTTCTCGTCATTCCTCATCGTCATGGTGGTAACCGACCCCGAGGCACCGCCGCATCAGAAGATGTCCATGTTCCTGGTGCCGTCCGATACGCCGGGGGTCAACATCGTCCGGAACGTCGGTTTGGGTACCGAGCATGAAGATACCGGCGAGCACGCTTACATTCGCTATGAAGATGTGCGGGTTCCACGAGAAAACCTGTTGGGGCAGCGCGGCCAGGGTTTTGAAGTGGCGCAAACCCGCCTGGGTGGCGGGCGTATTCACCACGCCATGCGTACTGTCGGACAGGTGAAAAAGGCGTTCGATATGATGTGCGAGCGCGTGCTGTCGCGGGAAACGCAGGGGGAGATTCTGGCGAATAAGCAAATGGTGCAGGAACAAATCGCCGACTCGTGGATCGAGATGGAGCAGTTTCGTTTACTGGTGCTGCGCACCGCCTGGCGTATCGACAAATACAAAGACTATCGCAAAGTCCTGAAAGACATCGCCGCCATCAAAGCGCTGATGCCGAAGGTATATCACGACGTCGTGTACCGCGCCTTGCGCTTGCATGGTGCCTTGGGGCTGTCGAACGAGATGCCGTTCTCCGCGCAGATGGTCGAATCCTTCATGACCAGTCTCGCCGATGGTCCGACGGAGGTCCACAAAGTGACCGTGGCGCGGCGGGTGCTGCGCGAGTACAAGGGCACCGATGGCTTGTTCCCTTCAGGCCATCTGGTCTCGCGGCGCGAGCAGGCGATCGAGAAATACGGCAAGTTGTTGGAATTAGAGGTGGGAAACCTCTAAATGCTGAACGATGAACGCAGAATGATGAATGGCGAAGAGAGAAAAGCCCTGTAGGGTTTCGTTCAAACGGAAGGGGCTGTCATTCCGAGGAGCCCTTCGACTT
Protein-coding sequences here:
- a CDS encoding amidohydrolase family protein, producing the protein MSYDVVIKNGTVVDGTGAAPIRADVAIAGGKIAAIGKVTDGAKRVIDASDLIVSPGFIDPHTHYDAQVCWDPLFTCSSWHGVTSHIMGNCGVGLAPCKPEAREIAAWDLVNVEAIPFDVLAKGVTWDWTTFPEYMNAAQKRGVGLNVGFMAPLTPFRHFVMGEESMERAATKEETAQIAALLREALSVGAMGLSTTNGPQHIGYQGRPLACRLSSREELTAYCNVLRDLGRGVIELALNDSPSMVSESDYDLLNLLLTESHRPVTWLALLNRDDKPDMCQDTLRQTEALLKRGAIPQVTCRPLIIQINLRNPFIFANMPSWKPAFNQTVEAQKTLYREESFRQAFRKALQEPRIFSDKTLWSRLVVKEVTNPALKSCEGKTVAQVAADRGRDALDTFFELAIEDDIETQYTMELFNATEERIPELITDSRVMIGLSDGGAHVDMLCDAGYCTYLIGTWVRDKSAMTLEHAVRRITSEPANFFGIKDRGSLAVGKAADVTIFDLNTIGSGKRAEMRHDLPGGGRRLVMPAKGVNYTLVNGQVLLEDGKHTGALPGQVLRAGQ
- a CDS encoding DUF1640 domain-containing protein, whose product is MSTITFDTYAYVKKLKAVGVSEEQAEVQAQAIADLVNDRLVTKEDLERGLKELEYRLVIRLGVMMVTAVSILAVLVKLL
- a CDS encoding acyl-CoA dehydrogenase family protein, whose protein sequence is MAWDFETEPEFQQELDWIEQFVREEVEPLEHVLGSQYDVHNPRNRKLVRPLQAEVRKRKLWACHLGPELGGPGYGQLKLALMNEILGRARFAPVVFGTQAPDTGNAEILAHYGTPEQKKRFLEPLLNNEIVSCFSMTEPHAGADPKMFTCRAELDGDVWVINGEKWFSSNARFSSFLIVMVVTDPEAPPHQKMSMFLVPSDTPGVNIVRNVGLGTEHEDTGEHAYIRYEDVRVPRENLLGQRGQGFEVAQTRLGGGRIHHAMRTVGQVKKAFDMMCERVLSRETQGEILANKQMVQEQIADSWIEMEQFRLLVLRTAWRIDKYKDYRKVLKDIAAIKALMPKVYHDVVYRALRLHGALGLSNEMPFSAQMVESFMTSLADGPTEVHKVTVARRVLREYKGTDGLFPSGHLVSRREQAIEKYGKLLELEVGNL